A stretch of DNA from Anaerolineae bacterium:
GGTATCAAAGCCGGCCGGCCCTGTCGCGGTCAGGCTGACGGTGTAAACGCCTGCCGTAGGGTAAGTGTGGGTGGGGCTGGGCAGGGTGCTGGTAATACCATCGCCAAAATTCCACTCGTAGCTGGTGGCATTGGTAGAGTTATTGGTGAAGGTGACGGTTAGCGGTGCCGCGCCATTCAAGGGGGTAGCGCTGAAAGCGGCGGCTGGCGGTCCCTGCTCGTAAATACTAACATTGAAGAACAGGCTTTCAGCATCTGGATTAGAAACGTCGTGGTCGTTGACGAAAAAGAGATACTGTTGCGGGCCGGTATAGTACTGCCCCACCGGAATGTCGTAGTGTTTCCACCCTGGCGCCACACTGGCATAATCTTGAAAGTCAGCCTGCCCCCAGGCTTGCGTGCCGTATAATTGGAAGGTTCGATCAGTGCTTAAACTGTCATCAGTGTCAAAACCAATCCCTTGGATTTCCCCTTGCGCTTCGCTCTTGAAGTCAAAAGACAACATCGTGTCAAGCGTGACCGTGTACGGCAGGGTGATCTTTTTCCAGCCGTTACCCCCAATCTGTAACCAGGAACCATCGCTGCCCACGGTGGCCACCCCGTTTACGTCCTGTGTACCGCCATAAGACTCGATGGGGTAGTTGTTGAAATTGATGGACAAGCCCGGCCCTGGGGTCGCCGCCCAGATGTAACCTGGCCGGGTCAAGGTGTCGGTCACCAGGCCATCAGAAGCTTGCAGGGTGACGGTGTAAAGGCCCGGCTGGGTGTAGGTATGGTGCGGGTTCGCCTCGGCGCTGGCCGGGCTGCCGTCGCCAAAATCCCATTCATAGCCGGTTGCGTTGGTTGACACATTGGTGAAGGTGACCGCCAGCGGGGCAAACCCCTGGCCGGGAGTGGCTGTAAAGCCGGCCCGGGTCTGGCTCATCAGGACGGCGATATCGGCCTGGCCCAGGGCGCGGTCGTACACCCGCCACTCGTCCAGTAGACCGTCGAAGTGCTGGACCACACTGCCGTTGTTCAGGCTGGCTCCCAAGATGAAGGGCGCGGTGGAGGCGTAGATTGTGTTGAAGTTGACCGCCCGGCCGGCGTCCAACTCCCCGTCCAGGTAGAGGCGCATTGTCCGGCTATCGGCGTCAAACACGGCGGCCACATAATGCCAACTGCCCACCGCCAGGGCGGTTGTCCCATTCAAAATGTAGTTGCTCTGATATTCGCCGTCAGGAGAAACAACAAAGGAGAGCGTGTTCGTATTGTAGGTCAAACCGAAACGATAGGCCCGGTTGCTCAGGCCGTATTCATACTTGTTGGCCAGGAGCATATAGTCGCTGCTGCCACTCTCAACCTGCACCCAGCCGGCCAGGGTCAGGCTGCCGGTGATGTTCAATCCCTGTTGCACCGCATGGTCAATGGCCAGGTACTCGCTGTTACCCCGTTCAAAGTCCGCCGCCAGACCCACTTGCCCGGTGGTCGAGCCAACTGTGTTGTAATCGGTCAAGTGATTGCCATTGGTTGAGCTATCGAACCGCGTCCCGCCGGTCTCATCCAGCCGCCAGTAGCCCTGCAAACCCTGTTGGGGCGTGGTGGCGTGAATGTACGCCGGCCGGGTCAGAGTGTCGGTCACCAGGCCATCAGAAGCTTGCAGGGTGACGGTGTACACCCCCGGCCGGCTATAGGTGTGCGCCGGGTTCTCCTCAGCGCTGGCCGGGCTGCCGTCGCCAAAATCCCACTCGTAGCCGGTGGTGTGGGTCGAGAGGTTGGTGAAGGTAACGGCCAGCGGGGCAAAACCTCGCGAGGGCGCAGCGGTGAAACTGGTCCCCGGCAGACCCATCACCTGTTGGATCTCGGCCTGGCCCAGGGCGCGGGCGTATACCCGCCACTCGTCCAACTGGCCGTCAAAGTGCTGGGCCGGGTTGCCGGCGCTGTCCAGGTTGGCCCCCAACATAAAGGGCGCGCTAGAAACGTGCAGTTGGTCGTAAGCCACGGCCTTGCTGCCGTCCGGCATCCCGTTCACGTACAACCGCAGTTCCCGCGCCTGGGCGTCAAACACCGCGGCCACGTGCGCCCAAAGGCCGGTGGGTAGGGTCGTGGCGCCCGCCAGTTCATAGGCCGGGTTGGAGGCTGTGCCGTCCGGCGAAGCAATGAAATTCAGCCGGTTGTTCTCATTCAACACCAGCCGGTAGCCCGCATTCTCCTGCTGGCCCCGGTCGTACCACTGGTATTTGGCCGCCAGGGCCAGGTAGTTACTGCTGCTGCTCTCCGGTTTAACCCAGCCCATCAGGGTCAAACTGCCGCTGATGCCCAAACTGCTGTGTAGCGGCTCGCTGACCACCAGGTATTGAGACGCATCCTTTTCCAGATCCACCGCGCTGCCAATAACCCCGGCCTCAACCCAGCCCGGCCCGTTGACCGGGGTCAGGTGGTAGCCGTAGCCGGACCGGTCCTGCCGCAGGCCGCCCGGTTCGTTCAACCGCCAATAGCCGCGCAGGTCACTCTCCGGGCTGAAAGCATTGTTGACCGTGATGTAAGCCGGGCGGATTTTGGTGTTCGACCCCGCCGGGCCAATCGCGGTCAGGGTGACGGTGTACAGACCGGGTTGGCTGTAGGTATGACTGGGGGCGGTCTCGGTGCCGGTGATGCCGTCGCCAAAGTCCCAGGTATAAGCCGTGATCTCGGTGGTGGGGGTGGACAGGTTACTGAAGCTGACTGTTAGCGGGGCCGAGCCGATGAGAGGCGCGCCGGTGAAATCGGCGGCCAGCGCGCTGTAGCGCTGGGCGTAGATTTCGTTGTCCCACTCCCAGGCCACCAGCGCTTCCGGCGCATCAGGCCGGGCAGCCAGAGACAGGCCGGCCACCCCTCCCACGTCCTCAACCAGCAGGTGGTTGTCTCCTGACAACGTTCCATCAAGACCAATGCGCTGGCCGTACAGATCGTACCAGGAACTGCGCCGCCGGTCGGGCCAGGTAGCCAAAAAACCCTGCCCGTTACTCAAGGCGGCCACCGTGGGCGAGTGCTGATAATCGCCGGCTGTACTCAAGGCCAGGTTGCTGCCCAACAGAACCCCGCTGGCGGTCAGCAGTTGCCCGTAAATGTCGTAATGGGTGCTGCTGTAATTACGTTCATCCCGCCACACTACCAAATAGGACCCGCTGTCCGGGTCAACCGCCAGCCTGGCATACTCCTGGTCCAACCCGGCAGTGGTGAGTTGGCAGGAAATCGCCGGGTTGCTCTCATCGGCCGGCGTGCCGGGATTGTCCGCTAGTATGCCCTGGCCCGAAACCTGCTGACCGTAAATATCGTAGTTGCCGCTGGATTGGTATTGGCGCCAGACTGCCAGGAATTGCCCGGCCACCGGGTTATAACTGACGGCCGGATAATCCTGGGTGCGAGAGCTATAGGCGCTGACAATGAAATTGCTGCCCGACAGGACCCCACCGGCCGAGATCAGTTGGCCATAAATATCGCCATAGGGGTCAGCCCGCTTATCGCGCCACACCGCCAGATAGTATTGGTCAGCAGGGTTGTAGGCTAAATCCGGGTAACTCTGGCCCGCGCCGGTGGCGGCTACCACAAAGTTACTGCCCGCCACACTGCCCTCAGCCGAGATGCGCTGGGCGTAAATATCGCCGCCGCTGTCGCTGCGCCGGTCTTCCCAGATCACCAGATAGCCTTCCGCCTCGGCCGCCGCCACGCGGGGTTGCGCCTGATCGCCGCCGGCCGTGATCTCAGAAATGGGGAAGTTGTCACCCGCCGGTTCGCCGTCTGCGCCTAACCGCTGGCCGTAGATGTCGGCATCCCCGTTGCGATAATCTTCCCACACCAGCAGGTACTCGTTGGTTGCCTCGTTAAAGGCTACCCAGGGATATTGTTTCAACCCGGTCACCGGCCCAATGGGAAAGGAGTCTGCCGGGGTGGCCCCACTGCCAGTGACCAGCCGGCCATAAGTATTGAGGCTGTAATTTCGCCAATCCGCCCAGGCCGCCAGGTAACCGCCACTGGCCGTGTTGGCCGCCAACTCCGGGTAGGTCTGGGTGTAACCGGCCACATAGAGGCCAATGTTGTTGCCCGACAGCCCCCCATTGGTCGTGATCACCTGGCCATAAATATCTTGCTGCCCCCCACGGTCGTCCCGCCAGGTCGCCAGGTAAACCTGGTTCACCGGGTCATAGGCCACATCGGGGAAACTCTGGTAAGTGGCCGCTACCGCCGAGACCACTATTTCACTGCCCACCAGCGCTCCGCTTGAACCGATCAGTTGGCCATAAATGTCCCCACTGTCGCCGCGGTTATCGCGCCACACCACCAGGTAGGCGCCCGTATCACTGTTGGCCGCCACCACCGGCAAACCCTGGCTGCCGCCGGCATTGCTGACCACAAAGGCCACCCCCGGCTGGCTCTCGTCGCCCGGGGTGCCGGGGTTGTCCAGCAATTGGCCGCTGCCCCCCAGCCGCTGGCCGTACACGTCGGCCCACCAGCGCGACCAGACCACCAGAAATTCCGCCGCCGCCGGGTTGTAGGCCACCCGCGGGTCGTAGTTATCGCCCGTTTCGTTATACACCGCAAAGTTGCTGCCCAAAAGTACGCCGCCGGCCGAGATGAGTTGGCCGTAAACGTAAATGGCCGGCCCCCGCCGGTCGCGCCAGACGGCCAGGTACACCTCATCAGCCGGGTTGTAGGCAATATCGGGCGTGTCTTGCAGCGCTTCGGTGGCCCCCACCGGGAAGTTGGCCCCCACCAGGCTGCCGCCGGCAGCCACCCGCTGGCCGTACACGTCGCCGTCCGGGTCGGCCCGGTAGTCGCTCCACAGCACCAGGTATTCCTGGTCGTCGGGGTTGTAGGCCAGGGCCGGGCGTTCCTGGTTGCCCTCGGCCTGGGCGATCACGATCATCTCGCCCACCAGGCTGCCGTCGGCAGCCACCCGCTGTCCCTGGATGTCCGCGCTGGCCCCGCCCGTGTCGTAGCCGCTCCACACCACCAGGTATTCGTCCTCGTCCGGGTTGTAGGCCACGTCCAACTCGCCCTGGGTGTCGCGCGGGTCAGAAATCAAAGCAGGATCGCCCAGCATCGGGTCTATCACCACCGGGTATTCGGCCTCGGCCAGCCAGTGGTCCGGCACGGTCAGGGTCAGTTGCCGGCCCTGCAAGGCCAATTGGGCGTAGGTCGTCCGGCCCCGGGCGTCTTCCACCAGGGCCCCGCTGTAGGCCAGCACCCCGCTGCCGCCTTCATTCAACCCCCGCCGCTCGCCCGGCCGGTGGAAAATGAGGCCTTCTTCCGAGGAGAGCAATTCGGGCTGCAAGGGGGTTTCAAAACGCCCCCGGATGACCAGATCGCCCTCCGTTTGGGGCGGAGTTTCCAGGATGAACAGTTGCTGCAGGCCCTTGTCCCGGGCCAGGTAACTCTCCACCAGGCCCGGCCCGCGCCGGTAGCGGGCTTCATTGTCTGCCGTCGTAGGGGCCGCCCCGTTGCCCCGCTGCCGGTAGAGTACTTCGCCCCCGGCCCGGATGTCCAGCAGGCGAAAAGAGAAGGTCACTTCGCCTGCTGCGTGCCTCTGGCCGTCATCTTCTTTCAGGTCCAAAACCAGGCCGGCCGCATCCCAGACGGCGCGGTAGCGTTCGTTTTCCACCTGCCAGCGCCCGGCCCCGGCCGGTTGCAGCCGGTGGCGCGCCCGTTGGGCCAGGGCCGCCGGATCAAAGGGCAGCGCCTCGTTTTGCGGGCCAACCCGTACCCGCCCGGCCCGGCCAATGGTGAACGCTGCCTCTCCGCTCACCTGATCCACCTGGGCGGTCAATCGTCCCTGGCCCGGCCGGCGCCCGGCGGTCAGGGTCAGGCGGGCCAGGCCCTCTTGCGTGCCGGCGGTGGTCGCGGACAGCGTGCCGCCCTCAACCGCCAGGTTGACCTGGCTGCCGTCGGCCACAGCCCGCCCCTCGGCATCGGCCACATACACCAACACTGTGGCTTGTCGGCCGGCAGGCAGGTGGGCCGGTTCGACCACTACGGACACCTGGGCCGGTGGGCCGGCCGGAACCCGAGTTGGGATTGGTTCCGGGGTAGGTAAGGGTGGGGGTGGGGCAATGATCAGGCTGGCCTGGGCAAAACCTGAACCGGCCAGGGGCGGCGCGCTGATCTCGGCGGCCAGGTTCAGAGCCTTGGCTTCGGCCTCGGGCGCGATCCGGCCCACGTAGCCCAGGGCCAGACTTTTTGGGCCGGCCAATTCCGGGGGGATCTGCCAGCGCAGCAAGCGCAAGAGGGGGTTGTAGCCGGGGAGCACTGCCCCCAGCGCGGTATCGTAATTGACCTCCACCGGCAGGGTGGCGCTGATGACCAAGCCCGCTACCGCCGCCTGGGCCGGGTTGGATAGGGTCAGGGTCACGGTCACTTCCTGCCCCGGCTGGACAAAGGCCGGCTGGATGTGCATGCTCAAACTCAGCTCAGGGGGAGCGGCGGCCACGGTCGGAGTGGCGGTGGGGGTGGGAACCAGGGTGGCGGTGGCCGTGGGTGTCAGCGTGGCCGTGGCCGTCGGGGTGAGGATGGCCGTTTCGGTGGGAATGGCGGTGGGAATCTCGGTGGAACTGGGGGTAATGGTGGCCGTGGCCGTTTCCGGGGGAAGTTCGGTAGGCCCGGCTGTGGCGGTCGGCGCGGCGGTGGCTGTTTCGGTCGCCGGAGGCGGTTCGGTGGCCGTAGCGGTGGGAACCTCGGTGGGGGTTGGCTCCTCGGTGGCCGGGGCCGTTTCGGTGGTGGCGGCGGCGGTCGGTTCTTCGGTGGGATCCGGTTCAACCGTGGGTTCGACCTGGTAGCCGGCGTGTTCCACCACCCTGGCCAGGGCCGGCAGTGGCATTGAGGTCAAGACCAGTGAGACAATGAGTAGACAATGAATGACAACCTGGATTGTGCGTAGCATGAACGCCTCCTTCTCCTGAATAAGGACTAACGACGAAGGACCAACGACCAATGACGAAGGTCAGGTGGCCACAAACAAAAACACGCCCGGCCCGGCTGCCCGGAGAACCGGGATAGCGGGACTTGGCGTGTCACCTTGTTGTGGCAGTTGAAGGGTCGCGTTGAGATAAACTCAACCGGCCGTTGAACCCTCTCATCGTTGGATCACCTGATGGTTTTTGGCAGGATTGGCTGATTGTGGCGGGGAATTCCGGTTCAAACCCTACGGTCAAATAGCGGTCGGTATTCTCAGCAGTTGCCCCGGGGGAGTGAGGATGCCCCTCCTGCTCCTGATTGGCCGGAAGTATACGCTACATTTTTTCATCAGGCAAATGAGGCTTATTAAACAGAAGGCAATGTGCCGGCTCTCGGCCAAGTCTGCCCTTACACCTCTCCCGACATATCGAGACGCGAGAGTAGTGAGAGATAAAATAGGCTTCGCGCTATAAGGCGGAGGGCATCTCTCTCGGAGGGAAAACGGATTTGATGTAAGGAGCTGATCTCCAAGTGCCAGTTCTTTCAGAAAGGACTAACATTGTGACGTTAGTTATTGGCGTAGGGTGCAAAAACCTCATCCATAAAGATGCGGAGGAAAAAGTGAACTGAATCGGGGCTCCCTGAACGAGGAAGCTTCAATAGAATAGGGTATCAGCGGATCCATCTCGAGTGATTTCGAGGTGGATCTTTGCGTTTTGGAGGAATTCTGGGGTCTCTAAAGAGCAGCAATCCGTCGCCAACCCACAGGATGACGACCCTGAGGTGGTCAGGGCTTTGAGGAAATGATATTTGAGATGGTAGTGGTTCAAGCCGGGCAAAGCGCCATCTGATCTGAACCGCGGTAGTAGTCACTGATGAAGCCCAGAATCATACCCGGCGTAAATGGTTCTCGCTGAAGATCAATAGGTGGTTGAGGCACTCTTCCCGCACAGCGCGCCCCCGCCGTTCGGCAGATGCCATTGGCGTTGGGCGACTGGAAGGGGGTAGGAATGATGTGGATGTGCTCTGACCGAAAAACCGTGTCGTGAGTCTCGGTGAACTTCCCGTCATTGTCGTGGATCAGAAAACGAGGTCTCTCGTCACTTTGCTCGAGTGTCCACACATATTGCCGGGCTTGTTGGGCCACCCAGAAGCCATCGGGATGAGCGGTGACTCCGGCCAGGTGAACCCGTCGGGTGCCGACTTCGATGTAGAACAACACGTACAAGGTCTGCAACCAGAGGGTTTCCACGGTGAAGAAATCACAAGCCAGGAGCTGCTGTTTGTAGTGGGTCATCAGATGTCGCCAACCGAGGGAGCCATTGCGTACGGGGGCCGGCACAATCCCGTGCCGATCGAGGATGTTGCGAATGGTGGTCTGGGAGACCTTGTATCCTAACTTGTGCAGTTCCCCCTCGATCTTGCCCTAGCCCCAGCGGTCATTCTCCTGAGCCAGGCGGACAACCAACGCCTCAAGTTCGTGATCGAGTGGTGGTCGTCCGCCCTTGTTGTGCTGATCGTAGGTCCATTTGCGGCGGACCAGTTGGCGATGCCAGCGCAGTACGGTTTCGGGTTGAAAGAGGCGAATGAGGTCACGCAGTTGGTTGGCTGGACGCCGGGCGCCTTGCTTGAGTTTGGTCACCAGCACAGCCAGGGTCAACTTCTCAACTCGGGTTGGCTTGAGGGGTGATTGTCGTTTTCGTTCGGCCAGATCCAACTGATAGCGCAGGATCATGATTTCCAGGTCTTTTTCCTGGTCAGACGTACGGCCGATACGGATCAATTGGATGAGGGCGGAAAACAGTTGCGTCAGGATGAACCAGCCCATCAGATTATCTGTCCCTCCTTGGCATGATGAGCCATCATTTTACCACAGATGACCAGTTGGGCAGATTTGAGCTTTGTTTTCTCGGGTAAATCTTTCTGGATGAGGTTTTTGCACCCTACGGGGTCAAATCATACGAGCCGCATCGGTTATGTCAAAATAGGACGGGCTGAATTATCAACGGTTTGCGAGGGGTGTACTTTGGCGGTTATAACACCCTTTTGACCGTTCTTTCCGACAGGCTGCTAGGCAAAGGGGGTGGGCGTATTAACCGGCACCGGGGTAGGAACCAGGGTTGGGGTGGAGGTGGGGGCAGGGGTGTCGGTGAGGGTGGGAATAGGGGTAGGGGTGGGCGGCGCGGCAGTGGGCGCGGACGGCGCAAGGGTATCTACCGGGACCGGAGTATCCACCGGAACGGGCGTGTCCACCGGCTGGATGGGTA
This window harbors:
- a CDS encoding PKD domain-containing protein; the protein is MLSFDFKSEAQGEIQGIGFDTDDSLSTDRTFQLYGTQAWGQADFQDYASVAPGWKHYDIPVGQYYTGPQQYLFFVNDHDVSNPDAESLFFNVSIYEQGPPAAAFSATPLNGAAPLTVTFTNNSTNATSYEWNFGDGITSTLPSPTHTYPTAGVYTVSLTATGPAGFDTLTQTNYITVTKAFQADFSAFPRTQGCSILNNSFVIQNPVEVHAIFEQFQFN